From Carnobacterium alterfunditum DSM 5972:
CAAAGGGTCGATCAAAGCAAACCATTACCTTAATGATGCGGAAGCTAGAGCACTGCTAAAGGATCTGAAAAAGATGGAAAATCCTTATAACTGCCCACATGGAAGACCAGTGGTGATCCATTTCACCAATAAAGATATGGAGAAAATGTTCAAACGGATACAAGATCCGCATTGAATTACCTAAAACAAATTCAATAAATTGTAGCGATTCCTTAAAAAGTGTAAAATGTAAGTTAGATACAAAAAGGAGGATTTTCATGAATAGCTATGATAAAAACGAATTGAAAGATAAACTTACAGATATTCAATTTGAAGTGACTCAAAATGAAGCTACTGAACGTCCGTTTACAGGAGAGTATGACGATTTTTATGAAGACGGCATTTTTGTAGATGTTGTAAGTGGAAAACCGCTATTTTCTTCAAACGATAAATACGATGCAGGATGCGGTTGGCCATCTTTTACAAAACCGATAGAAGAAAAAGAAGTTATTGAAAAAGTGGATACTAAATTTGGTATGCGCCGTACTGAAGTGCGAAGCTCAGAATCGAATTCTCATCTAGGACATATTTTTACAGATGGCCCTCAAGATAAAGGCGGTCTACGTTACTGTGTTAATTCGGCAGCGTTAAGATTCGTACCTGTTGATAAGTTAGATGAAGAAGGTTATGGCAGTTACCGTAAATTATTTGTTTGATCTATTTTGTGAAGTTTTATAAGCACTCTCTAGCTGCATAAGCAGCTAAAGAGTGCTTATGATTTTTTTACATAGGCTTTTTTTGGCGGCAACTCCTTTTTTCTATACAAATGTGGTAAACTAAAAAGCGAACAGGTGTGCCTTTTTCCGCCTAGTAAAATGAGTGAATGAATGGAGAAAATAATATGTATGAATACATTAAGGGGATAGTAACATTTGTTAGTCCTGCGTATATCGTCCTTGAAACGAATGGAATAGGGTATCAATTGTTTATGGCTAATCCATTTCGTTTTTCGAGTAAATTAAACGAGGAAGTAACCATTTATATCCATCAAGCTGTTCGAGAAGATGCTATTACGTTATATGGTTTCAAGGATTACACTGAAAAACAATTGTATTTAAAGTTGCTTAGTGTTTCAGGAATAGGTCCAAAAAGCGGATTGGCTATTTTGGCAAATGATGATCATCAAGGTTTAGTACAAGCAATCGAAAATGAAGATGCAGCTTACTTAACTAAATTTCCAGGAGTAGGTAAAAAGACTGCTTCACAAATTGTATTAGATTTGAAAGGGAAGTTAGCTGATTTAACCCATACACAATCAGAAAATACGGTCGATTACCAACAAGAATTGGTTTTACCAACGAATTATAGTCATGTTACTGAAGCAATCGAGGCTTTAGAAGCGCTAGGGTACAGTGCAAAAGAAATCAAAAAAATCGAACCACAAATCCGTAAATTAAATAAAGAATCTACAGATGCTTATTTAAGAGAAGCATTAAGACTATTGATGAAGAAATAACCGATAAGTAAAATGAGAAAAGTGGTGAAAACAATGAATCCAGAAGAACGAATCATTTCCGGCGACAGCAGCACGACAGAAGAGATGTCATTAGAAAAATCGTTGCGTCCGCTTTATTTAAAAGAATATATTGGCCAAGAAAAAGTGAAAAAAGAATTGTCGATTTATATAGAAGCAGCAAATAATCGCGAAGAAGCCTTAGATCACGTTTTGCTTTACGGCCCTCCTGGATTAGGGAAAACAACTATGGCAATGGTTATTTCAAATGAAATGGATGTAGCTATACGAACGACTAGCGGCCCTGCGATCGAGAAAGCAGGAGACTTAGTTGCTCTTTTGAATGAACTAGAAGCGGGAGATGTCCTTTTTATCGATGAGATCCATCGGATGCCAAGACTTATTGAAGAGATGTTGTACTCTGCTATGGAAGATTATTTTGTGGATATCATCGTGGGACAAGGACCAACTGCACATCCTGTCCATTTTCCTTTACCACCATTTACTCTAGTGGGTGCAACTACAAGAGCAGGACTTTTATCAGCACCTTTGCGAGATCGTTTTGGGATCGTATCGCATATGGAATATTACACGGTAGAAGAATTGAGCGATATTGTTTTACGTTCAGCTGATATATTTAATACTGAAATAATCGAATCAGGTGCAATCGAAATAGCTAGACGCTCGAGGGGAACGCCTCGTGTAGCAAATCGTCTATTAAAACGTGTAAGAGATTATGCACAAGTAAGATCTAATGGTGTGATAAAAAAAGAAATAGCAGATGAGGCATTAGCTATGCTGCGAATCGATCAAGAAGGACTCGATTTCGTTGATCAAAAACTATTGAAAACGATGATTGAGAACTATAATGGCGGACCGGTTGGGCTGTCTACGATTGCAGCTAATATTGGAGAAGAAGTTGAAACGATTGAAGATATGGTTGAGCCTTTTTTACTGCAGGCAGGCTTTCTTCAACGCACACCCCGTGGAAGAATCGTAACCCGTTTAGGCTATGCTCATTTGGGTTACCCAATTACTTATACAGATTAGGAGTATGATTATGTTAACGACAAAAGATTTTGATTTTAATTTACCAGAAGAATTAATTGCTCAGACCCCTTTAGCAAATCGATCAAGTTCAAAACTATTAATTTTAGACAAAGAAATGGGTAAAGTAGAAGATAAGTACTTTACGGACATCCTTGATGAATTGAACAAAGGTGACGCATTAGTCATGAATGATACACGCGTGTTGCCTGCACGTTTGCATGGCATAAAACCAGAAACTGGTGCACATATTGAACTATTATTATTAAAAAACACAAAAAATGATCAATGGGAAACACTTGTTAAACCAGCTAAGAAAGCAACTGTAGGGACCGTTATTTCTTTTGGAGATGGAAGACTGACAGCTACAGTAACAGAAGAGTTAAATCATGGCGGAAGAATCGTTGATTTTTCTTATGAAGGTATCTTTTTAGAAGTTTTAGAGTCATTAGGTGAAATGCCACTCCCTCCTTATATCAAAGAAAGATTAGAAGATGGCGAACGGTACCAAACGGTTTACGCAAAAGAAAATGGTTCGGCAGCTGCACCGACAGCAGGGTTGCATTTTACTGAAGAATTATTAGAGCAGATCAAGTTAAAAGGTGTACAGTTGGTTTTCTTAACGTTACACGTGGGATTAGGTACATTTAGACCAGTTAGTGTTGATTCGCTTGAAGACCATGAAATGCATTCAGAATTTTATCGTTTAACAGAAGAATCAGCAGCTATTTTAACAGCTGTTCGAAATAATGGTGGGAGAATAGTTGCAGTTGGGACAACTTCTATTCGGACACTGGAAACGATTGGTACAAAGTTTAATGGCGAGATAAAGGCAGATAGCGGATGGACAAGTATTTTTATTTCACCGGGGTATACATTTAAAGTTGTTGATGCTTTTTCAACTAATTTTCATTTGCCAAAATCAACATTGGTGATGTTGATCAGTGCTTTTGCAGGAAGAGAAAATGTTTTATCAGCTTACCAGCATGCTATTGATAAAAGATACCGGTTTTTTAGCTTTGGAGATGCCATGTTTATCAAATAAATGACTTTATTCCCTTAAACAAAATAAAAAATAGAAGTTGGCTTTTTAGGCCAACTTCTATTGGTTTTTAGAGAGGATAGAAGCGAATCAGCGAATCGTTGAAACGAAACTTTTTACTTGAACTTCTTCTAAAAACGACATACAGCTTCTTTACTACTTTTTTAAAACTGTCTTTAAATTTGTTAACGGTACTAATTTGAAGCTGGTTTTTCAAATAAATGTGACAGTGAATCTGGTAACTCAAAACAGAATGTTGATTTTAAATGTTTTTTCTGAATCTAAACACTAAAGAAATTCGACTAATTCACTTCTATAAGCATCTCTCTATCCACCTATAATATACCACATTTAGAAAGCGGTTACCATTTATGTGTCTCGAAATTCAAAAAAAGTTTTATTTTCTAAAAATAGTGTGATAAACTATTATATTGAGTGAGCACGTACTTGATTTAAGAGATGTTGAATTTGGAGGTCTAAGTAAGTGGCAAACGTAAACGAGGAAGCTGTAACAAATACGCAACAACGAATTATTGACGCAGCGTTAGATTTAGTTTCACATGTGGGGTATAAAAGTACCACAACTAAAATGATTGCACAGAAAGCCGAAGTTAATGAAACAACCATTTTTAAAAATTTTCAGTCTAAACAAGTTTTGATGGACACAGCATTTAAACAGCATACTGTACAAATCACCAAAGAAGTAGATGAATTTTTTTCTCAAAGTTTTGAAAATACCACAGATTTAATGAATCAATCTGGACGATTTATTGCAACTATTTTTGATAAACATCGGCAAATTGTTATTGGGACTATTAAAGAGGTAGGAAATGAACAAACAAAAACGATTTTCACCTATAAACAAGAGTATATCCAACAACAACTGTGCAATAAGTTAAAAGAATGCTCAAATGACCATTCACTAACGGATCAACAGTATGAAACGATTGCTTTTATTTTTAATAGTGCGATCATGAGTCTTCTAGTTGATAAAGCCAGAAAAGAATATTCGGATGATGAACAATCTATGACGATCCACTTAGATGATGTGATCGAGTTGATATTAAAAACAGTGAGTTGATTTTATTGAACGTAATTAAACAACCAATTAAATAAATGGTTCTACATCAAATGGTGTAGACACTTCAAAATGAAAATTTCTTCTGGAATGGGAGGGTTTGCTTGTGGAGCCATTGAATCTTATCTATGGCCGCAAGCAAGTCTATTCCTCTAGAAATTTTGGGTAAGTAGTGCAATTAGATTAAATCTATCAACACTAAAAATTATAGATCCAAATAAATGAGTAACCTCAGTTGAACGAAAGTAGGAATGGAAGCATGACAGAACCAGCAATTAAATACCGATTAATAAAAAAAGAGAAACATACAGGCGCAAGACTTGGAGAAATTATTACTCCACATGGAACTTTTCAAACGCCTATGTTCATGCCGGTTGGCACGTTGGCAACGGTCAAAAGTATTGCACCAGAAGAGTTAGAGTCAATGGGAGCAGATATTATTTTAAGCAATACGTATCACTTATGGCTGCGCCCAGGTGAAGATATTGTAGAAGAAGCAGGCGGACTTCATAAGTTCATGAACTGGGATAAAGGTATTTTGACAGATTCAGGCGGATTCCAGGTATTTTCATTAAGTGATATGCGAAAAATTGAAGAAGAAGGTGTTCATTTTAGAAATCATTTGAATGGTTCTAAAATGTTCTTGTCACCAGAAAAAGCGATCAATATCCAAAATAAATTGGGTCCAGATATTATGATGAGTTTTGACGAGTGCCCACCTTTTGACGAGAGTTTTGATTATGTAAAAAAATCAGTTGAACGAACGAGTCGTTGGGCTGAACGAGGGTTAAAAGCTCATGGGAAACCAAATAGTCAAGGGCTATTTGGAATCATTCAAGGTGCTGGATTCAAGGAACTTCGTCAACAAAGCGCACGTGATTTAGTATCAATGGATTTCCCAGGTTATTCTATTGGAGGATTGTCTGTAGGAGAGCCCAAACAAAGCATGAATAGAGTATTAGAATACACGACACCTTTTATACCAGAAGACAAACCACGTTACTTGATGGGTGTAGGAACAGCTGATTCGCTGATCGATGGTGTTATTCGAGGAGTAGACATGTTTGATTGTGTGCTACCTACTCGTATTGCTCGTAATGGAACATGTATGACGAGCAAAGGCCGTGTTGTAATTAAAAATGCTCAATATGAAAGAGACTTTGGACCATTAGATGCTAAATGTGATTGCTATACTTGCCGCAATTATACAAGAGCCTATATACGCCATTTGATCAAAGCTAATGAAACTTTTGGCTTACGCCTGACAAGTTACCATAATCTGTATTTCTTATTAAATGTAATGAAAGAAGTCAGACAAGCTATCATGGATGATAATTTACTAGAATATAGAGAAAGTTTCTTTGAAGAATATGGTTTTAATAAACCAAATGCTAGAAATTTCTGAAGGTTTTATAAGATTATCTGTTAAGAGATAGCAATAAGACTTAATCTTTGGTAAAGTAATGAATGAAAAGATGATTTAAAAGAAGAATGGAGTGAAAAAAATGGAAATAATTCTTAATTTTCTACCTTTTATCGCGATTATGGCTTTGATGTATTTTATGATGATCCGTCCGCAAAAAAAGGCAGCTACAAAAACACAAAATATGCTTAATGCTATGAAAAAAGGAAACTCTGTCGTTACCATTGGTGGTCTACACGGCGTTATTGATGAAGTAAACACTACTAATAATACTGTCGTAATTGATTGTGATGGAATCTTTTTAACATTTGAAAAGAAAGCTATTGCCCGTGTGGTAACTACTGATGTTTCAAACGCTGTCGAAGATCTTGGCACGAACACGCCATCACATACAGCAGAAGAAGATAACGAAGAAAAACTTTAATATAGGCAATCAAGAGTTTAAAAAGGGTGCTATCAGAATAAAACTGGCGGCATCCTTTTTAGTGTTTCAGTTTTATTTTAAAGTTCTACAGTGATCAGATATAAATAAAATGGGAATAAGATAGTTTCGAATAAGGAAGGAGCTTATGCTTTTGATCAACGAATCAATTACTTACTATACTAAATATGAACCTTGGTTAAATTTGAAAATTCAAGAGTTTAACCAGTTAGGATATCATCAAATAAATAAAGAAGATTTGTGGAAATATGTTGTGGATTTGTGCTGGAAAAGGAATGTCCCAGCGCACTACTATCAACAAATTAGTGATATTATGAAAATTACGCCCAATCATTACTTAGATTATGCTGCGGTAGAAGCGCAAGTTTATAAAGTTACATCACTTGATGATATGAATTTCGAAGGGTTATTTTAAAAGGAATCAGATGATTTATTCTGATTCCTTTTATTTAATGGTTTTATGTGAAATTATTATCATATTATATTGAAAAGGTGAAAAAAAATTCAAAAAAAAACAATCATTTAATGGTTGTTTAGTAGGCTTTTTCATCTTTTTTTCAATTAAAAACGATTTAATTCTTTACAAAAAAAAGAAAATGAAGTATGATGATTGTGAAATAGATAACAATAACAGGAGGGTTCAATATGATGGAAGTTAATACTAAAGAAAAAATTAAAACTAATAAAAAAAGTAATTTGAACAATCAAACTAGTGTATCTGATGATATCGAGCTATTGGTCAACCAAGGAAAAGAAGCGTTAAGTATTTTAGAAACTTTTGATCAAGAAAAGATCGACTTTATTGTTCATCAAATGGCAATGGCTGGTTTGGATCAGCATATGCCTTTAGCTAAAATGGCAGTAGAAGAAACAGGTAGAGGGATCTATGAAGATAAATGTATCAAGAATATGTTTGCAACAGAATCAATCTGGAATTCGATAAAAGATAATAAAACAGTGGGGATCATTAGTAGAGATAGCCAAACAGATTTGATAGAAGTAGCCACTCCAGTGGGCGTAGTATGTGGGGTCACACCGGTTACTAATCCAACATCTACAACAATGTTCAAAGCGTTAATTGCTTTGAAAACACGTAATCCAATTATTTTCTCTTTCCATCCAAGTGCTCAAAAATGTTCTATAGCTGCAGCAACTGCGTTGAAAGAAGCAGCTGTAAAAGCCGGAGCACCAGAAAATTGCATTCAATGGATCGAGAAAGGCTCTTTAGAAGCAACAAATAGCTTGATGCAACATCCAGGAGTTGCTGTCGTACTTGCAACTGGGGGAGCTGCTATGGTAAAAGCAGCTTATTCAACTGGTAAACCAGCATTAGGAGTTGGACCAGGAAATGTGCCAAGCTATATTGAAAAATCTGCAAAAATCAAACGTGCGGTAAACGATATCATTGCATCAAAAACATTTGATAATGGGATGATATGTGCTTCAGAACAAGCCATTATTGTGGATAAAGAAATTTACAGTGAAATAAAAGAAGAATTCAAACAACATAATATTTATTTTGCTAAACCAAATGAATTAGAGAAATTTGAAAGTGCGGTAATGAATGAAGCAAAAGTTGCTGTTAATCCAGGAATTGTGGGACAATCCCCATACAAAATTGCTGCATTAGCAGGCATAGAAATTCCAAAAGAAACAAAAATGATTGTTGTAGAATTAAACGGAGTAGGTGCAGACTATCCTCTATCTCGCGAAAAGTTATCTCCAGTTCTAGCTATGATCAAAGCAGATTCTACTAAACATGCATTCGAACTTTCTCAACAAATGCTAGAATTAGGTGGGTTAGGTCATTCAGCAGCGATCCATACTCAAAATGATGCTTTAGCAGAAAAATTTGGTGAAGAAATGAAGGCTTGTCGTATTTTAGTTAACTCACCAACGTCTCAAGGAGGAATAGGTGACTTATACAATAACATGATTCCTTCATTAACATTAGGTTGTGGATCATATGGTAAAAACTCAGTTTCTAAAAATGTTACAGCTATCAACTTAATGAATATTAAAACAATTGCGAAACGGAGAAATAATATGCAGTGGTTTAAATTGCCAGCAAAGATTTATTTTGAAAAAAATTCCCTTGCTTATCTACAAGAAATGGAAGGCATCGAACGCGTTTTTCTAGTATGTGATCCAGGTATGGTTAAATTTGGTTATGCAGATAAGGTTACACAAGAGTTGATGAAACGAAAAAATAAAGTTCAAGTTGAGATTTTTTCAGATGTAGAACCAAATCCATCTACTGATACTGTTAAAGCTGGAACAGAAGCAATGAATCATTTCCAACCAGATACCATTATCGCAATCGGTGGTGGTTCAGCAATGGATGCTGCTAAAGGAATGTGGTTATTTTATGAAAAACCTGAAACAATTTTCTTTGGAGCTAAACAGAAGTTTTTAGATATCCGTAAAAGAACGTATAAAATTCCAAATTTAACAAAAACACAATTTGTCTGCATACCAACTACATCTGGTACAGGATCAGAAGTTACACCATTTGCAGTTATAACGGATAGTGAAACTCACGTCAAGTACCCATTAGCAGATTATGCGTTGACTCCTGATGTCGCAATAATCGATCCACAGTTTGTAATGAGTGTACCGAAATCTGTTACAGCTGATACAGGCATGGATGTATTAACGCATGCGATCGAATCTTATGTTTCCGTAATGGCCAGCGATTATACAAAAGGTCTAAGCCTTCAAGCGGTCAAACTTGTATTTGAAAATTTACGCACATCGTACGAATATGCTACAGAAGAATCTCGCGAAAAAATGCATAATGCATCTACTATGGCTGGAATGGCATTTGCAAATGCTTTCTTAGGAATCAATCATTCCATTGCCCATAAAATTGGAGCTGCATATAATATCCCTCATGGACGTACCAATGCAATATTGTTACCTCATGTTATTCGATATAATGCTAAGGATCCTGCGAAGCATGCTTTATTTCCAAAATACGAATATTTCCACGCACATGAAGATTACGCTGAAATAGCTAGATTCATGGGATTCAAAGGGAATACTATAGAAGAGTTAGTAGAATCATTAGTCCAAGAAATCAACAAATTAGGTAAAGATGTTGGAATCAAGATGAGTTTGAAAGATCAAGGAGTAAGTTCTGAAACATTACACGATACAGTTGATCATTTGTCAGAATTAGCCTTTGAAGATCAATGTACAACAGCAAATCCAAAACAACCATTGATCAGTGAATTAAAACAAATTATCATTGAAGCATTTGAAGAAATATAATAGAAAATAAAAAACGGAAACTAAGGCTTTGATACCCTACCCGAAAACTAGACACTCAAAAAAAAGAGTGTTTTAGTTTTTGGGTTATTTTTTTATTTTATTTTCGTTATACTTTAATAGAATTGTTTCTAAGTGGAGGTTTCTTTGATGAGCAAAAAATTATATACAGAATATGAAATAGAGATACTGCAAAAAAATCCTAATGTAAAATCAGCATCTTCAAAAAGTATTACCTACTCACCTGTTTTTAAAATTAAAGTAGTAAAGGAAAGTAAGAGTGGAATGACCTCAACGGCCATATTTGAAAATGCTGGTCTGCCTGAAGATCTTCTAGGCAAAGGAAAAGCTCATCAATGTGTGCGTCGTTGGAAAAATAGTATGGCAATAAGAGGACAAGAAGGATTCCATACCGAAACTCGCGGGAAAGGTACACGATCAGAAGGCGAAAAAATGGGATCTATCGAGGAGCAGTTGGAAGAAGCAAAAGCACGTATAGCGTATCTGGAAGGCAATTTAGATTTAGTAAAAAAATTAGAATTTCAAGGAAGGAGCGTGAAAAACGAGAAAGGAAACGTTCTGAAAACCCGTGAGCGGTATGAATTAATCAATTCAATCATACGAGAATATAGTCTTAAAGGCATGGTTAAGTCTTTGTGTGAAATTGCCGAAGTTAGTCGTAGTGGTTATTATTATTGGAAGAACAATGAGGCTACACGTTATAAGAGGTACGAACAGGACAGCAATGATTTCGAATTGCTTTATCAAGTATACATTGAGAAAAATAAATGTGGTGTAGAAGAAATAAAGATGGCATTAGAAGCTGAATATGATATCGTAATGAACCATAAAAAAATTCGAAGAATCCTTCGAATCTACGGTATTATGTCACCCATTAGAAAAGCTAAACCTTACAAGAAAATGATGAAGGCAACACAAGAACACAAAACCAAGAAGAATCTTGTTAATCGTGATTTTGATAGAGGAACGCCTTATAAAGTATTGCTTACTGATATTACATATTTACCTTACGGTAAGAGCCAAATGGCCTACCTCTCTGCCGTTAAGGATGGTGCAACAGGAGAGATTGTTGCCCATCACTTCGCTACTTCTTTAAAGATGAATTTGGTCTATCAAACTTTGAACAAATTAGAATGTATCACAAGTGATATGCCTGATACAGAAAGATACTTGCATTCTGATCAAGGCTTCCACTACACTAATCCTACATATCAAAGTAATGTTGAAAAAATGGGATTTATACAATCCATGTCTAGAAGAGGTAACTGCTGGGATAATGCCCCAATGGAGTCCTTTTTTGGTCATATGAAGGACGTAGTCCTCTCAGAAAGACATGAAAGCCTTCAGGGTTTGTGGAATTCTGTAGAAGAATATATTTCGTTTTACAATCATAGTCGTTATCAAAAAAAATTAAAGAAGATGACCCCCGTTGCTTATCGGGATCATCTTCTATGGACTGCGTAATATCGTTTTTTTAAATGTCTAGTTTAAAGGTAGTAATTCACTTGCCTTAGTTTCCGTTTTTTTGTATTGAATATCTGATTAATTGTCAATAAAGACTTGTAATTAATTTATTTCAAGGTATACTTTTAATATAAGTTAGGTTAGCCTAAAAAAGGTAGGGGAAAATTATGACGCCAAATAAAGAAGATTACTTGAAAATGATTTATGAGCTTGGTGGAACAACTAAAAAAGTAACAAATAAACAGCTTGTTTCAGGACTTAAAGTATCTGCAGCTTCTGTAAGCGAAATGATCACTAAGTTATTAAAAGAGGGATTTGTTAAACATATTCCTTATCATGGAATTCATTTGACCGAAGAGGGACTCCAAAAAGCAAGCACATTAGTACGGAAACATCGACTTTGGGAAGTCTTTTTAGTAAATCATTTGGGCTACGCATGGAATGAGGTCCACCAAGAAGCTGAAGTATTGGAGCATGTTACTTCTATTGAATTAGCGAGGCACTTAGATAAGTACTTAGATTTTCCAACAGTTTGTCCTCATGGAGGAATGATCCCAACCGAAAAAGAAATTGTTTATGAAAAGATACTTCCGACTTTAGCAGATAAACAAGTTTATGATGTAGTGAAAATTAAAAGAGTAACTGATGAGAAAGAGCTGCTCGATTATTTAGCATCCTTAGAGGTTGATATAGGTGACGTATTTAAGATTATTGATATAGGCGCGTATGAAGGACCTATAACCCTCGAAACAGAAGGCAAACAACTTGTAGTTAGTTACAAAGCAGCTGAAAATATTTTTATTGAAGTAGTATAGAAAGTAGGAGAAAGATGAAAACAACTAAGCGCATTTTTTTTGGATCATTGTTTATTGCACTAATTTTTTTAGCCGGTTGTTATAATTTTAGCTCGGATCAGGCTTCGGAAAAATTGCAAGTTGTAGCGACTACGACTATGCTAACTGATTTATTGAAAGAAATAGGTGGCGAACATGTCGATGTAAACGGACTGATGCCTTCAGGAGTAGATCCTCATTTATATAAAGCAAGCGCAAGAGATGTCATTTTTATGCAATCTGCAGATATAGTAGCCTATAGTGGATTAGAACTTGAAGGAAAAATGGGTGAAATATTCCAAGGACTTGAAAACCAGAAAAAAATTGTTATAGCATTAGAAAATGGTTTGAATGAAAATGATGTTATTTCTACTGGAGAAAACAGCAAATCGATTGATCCACATATTTGGTTTGATGTAGAGCTATGGAAAAAAGCAGCTATAGAAGTATCTAAGGGATTGATCGCTGCTGATCCTGAAAATAAATTGAGTTATCAGTCAAATGTAGAAAGTTATTTGCTTGAATTAGAAGAATTAAATCAATATGTAACCAATCGTGTAAATGAAATACCAGAAGAAGATCGGATATTAGTAACAGCTCATGATGCTTTTAGTTACTTTGGTAAAGGATATGGTTTTAACGTCATTGGACTTCAAGGATTAAATACAAAAGCTGAAGCTGGTACAGGCGATATTAGCCAATTAGCAGATTTTATTGTAGACAATGGTATAAAAGCTATCTTTATTGAATCTTCTGTTCCAACAAGGACCATTGAATCCTTACAGGCGGCTACTAAAGCAAAAGGTTTTGATGTTGTAATTGGTGGAGAGCTTTATTCTGATTCTTTGGGAGATCAAGAAAATGACACCGAAACTTATATAAAAACAGTGAGATCTAATGTAGATACTATTGTAGATGCATTGAAATAAAACAAAGAGACTGGAGTGCATAATGTATGGAGATCGAGCGAATAGAAAAAACAACTGCAATACGTTTGAATCAATTAACGGTAGCGTATGAAGCACAGCCGGTTTTGTGGAATATTTCAGTTGATATTCCTAAAGGTACATTGACCGCAATCGTTGGACCTAATGGGGCGGGTAAATCGACATTGATCAAATCTTTGATCAATTTGATCAAACCCGTTGCTGGCAAAGTAGATTTTACTTTTGAGCAGACAACAGATGAAAAGTATGGGAAAAATAAAAATTTAGTTGCGTATGTACCTCAAAATGGAAGTGTAGATTGGGATTTTCCAACAACTGTTTTAGATGTGGTCGT
This genomic window contains:
- the adhE gene encoding bifunctional acetaldehyde-CoA/alcohol dehydrogenase, which encodes MMEVNTKEKIKTNKKSNLNNQTSVSDDIELLVNQGKEALSILETFDQEKIDFIVHQMAMAGLDQHMPLAKMAVEETGRGIYEDKCIKNMFATESIWNSIKDNKTVGIISRDSQTDLIEVATPVGVVCGVTPVTNPTSTTMFKALIALKTRNPIIFSFHPSAQKCSIAAATALKEAAVKAGAPENCIQWIEKGSLEATNSLMQHPGVAVVLATGGAAMVKAAYSTGKPALGVGPGNVPSYIEKSAKIKRAVNDIIASKTFDNGMICASEQAIIVDKEIYSEIKEEFKQHNIYFAKPNELEKFESAVMNEAKVAVNPGIVGQSPYKIAALAGIEIPKETKMIVVELNGVGADYPLSREKLSPVLAMIKADSTKHAFELSQQMLELGGLGHSAAIHTQNDALAEKFGEEMKACRILVNSPTSQGGIGDLYNNMIPSLTLGCGSYGKNSVSKNVTAINLMNIKTIAKRRNNMQWFKLPAKIYFEKNSLAYLQEMEGIERVFLVCDPGMVKFGYADKVTQELMKRKNKVQVEIFSDVEPNPSTDTVKAGTEAMNHFQPDTIIAIGGGSAMDAAKGMWLFYEKPETIFFGAKQKFLDIRKRTYKIPNLTKTQFVCIPTTSGTGSEVTPFAVITDSETHVKYPLADYALTPDVAIIDPQFVMSVPKSVTADTGMDVLTHAIESYVSVMASDYTKGLSLQAVKLVFENLRTSYEYATEESREKMHNASTMAGMAFANAFLGINHSIAHKIGAAYNIPHGRTNAILLPHVIRYNAKDPAKHALFPKYEYFHAHEDYAEIARFMGFKGNTIEELVESLVQEINKLGKDVGIKMSLKDQGVSSETLHDTVDHLSELAFEDQCTTANPKQPLISELKQIIIEAFEEI
- a CDS encoding IS3 family transposase — encoded protein: MSKKLYTEYEIEILQKNPNVKSASSKSITYSPVFKIKVVKESKSGMTSTAIFENAGLPEDLLGKGKAHQCVRRWKNSMAIRGQEGFHTETRGKGTRSEGEKMGSIEEQLEEAKARIAYLEGNLDLVKKLEFQGRSVKNEKGNVLKTRERYELINSIIREYSLKGMVKSLCEIAEVSRSGYYYWKNNEATRYKRYEQDSNDFELLYQVYIEKNKCGVEEIKMALEAEYDIVMNHKKIRRILRIYGIMSPIRKAKPYKKMMKATQEHKTKKNLVNRDFDRGTPYKVLLTDITYLPYGKSQMAYLSAVKDGATGEIVAHHFATSLKMNLVYQTLNKLECITSDMPDTERYLHSDQGFHYTNPTYQSNVEKMGFIQSMSRRGNCWDNAPMESFFGHMKDVVLSERHESLQGLWNSVEEYISFYNHSRYQKKLKKMTPVAYRDHLLWTA
- a CDS encoding metal-dependent transcriptional regulator translates to MTPNKEDYLKMIYELGGTTKKVTNKQLVSGLKVSAASVSEMITKLLKEGFVKHIPYHGIHLTEEGLQKASTLVRKHRLWEVFLVNHLGYAWNEVHQEAEVLEHVTSIELARHLDKYLDFPTVCPHGGMIPTEKEIVYEKILPTLADKQVYDVVKIKRVTDEKELLDYLASLEVDIGDVFKIIDIGAYEGPITLETEGKQLVVSYKAAENIFIEVV
- a CDS encoding metal ABC transporter solute-binding protein, Zn/Mn family, giving the protein MKTTKRIFFGSLFIALIFLAGCYNFSSDQASEKLQVVATTTMLTDLLKEIGGEHVDVNGLMPSGVDPHLYKASARDVIFMQSADIVAYSGLELEGKMGEIFQGLENQKKIVIALENGLNENDVISTGENSKSIDPHIWFDVELWKKAAIEVSKGLIAADPENKLSYQSNVESYLLELEELNQYVTNRVNEIPEEDRILVTAHDAFSYFGKGYGFNVIGLQGLNTKAEAGTGDISQLADFIVDNGIKAIFIESSVPTRTIESLQAATKAKGFDVVIGGELYSDSLGDQENDTETYIKTVRSNVDTIVDALK